The following proteins are encoded in a genomic region of Protaetiibacter sp. SSC-01:
- a CDS encoding NADPH-dependent FMN reductase produces MSNELRIGIIIGSTRPGRVGDQVANWVHEHAARLGDASYEVVDLADFQLPLLDEAVPASAGRYEHEHTRAWAEKVAGYDGFIFVTSEYNHAPSPALLNAISFIYGEWNDKAAAIVSYGAVSSGVRAADKLRSTLGELQIADVRTQLAFSFFHDFENFSVFTPGEKHVATLQTLVGQLETWAKALQGVRVAKLEAAAAA; encoded by the coding sequence ATGAGCAACGAGCTCCGCATCGGCATCATCATCGGCAGCACCCGCCCCGGTCGCGTGGGCGACCAGGTCGCGAACTGGGTGCACGAGCACGCCGCGCGCCTCGGCGACGCGAGCTACGAGGTCGTCGACCTCGCCGACTTCCAGCTGCCGCTGCTCGACGAGGCCGTGCCCGCATCCGCCGGCCGCTACGAGCACGAGCACACGCGCGCGTGGGCCGAGAAGGTCGCCGGCTACGACGGTTTCATCTTCGTGACCTCCGAGTACAACCACGCGCCGTCGCCCGCGCTGCTCAACGCGATCTCGTTCATCTACGGCGAGTGGAACGACAAGGCCGCCGCGATCGTCAGCTACGGCGCCGTCTCGAGCGGCGTCCGCGCCGCCGACAAGCTGCGCAGCACCCTGGGCGAGCTGCAGATCGCCGACGTGCGCACCCAGCTCGCGTTCTCGTTCTTCCACGATTTCGAGAACTTCAGCGTCTTCACGCCCGGCGAGAAGCACGTCGCTACCCTGCAGACCCTCGTCGGCCAGCTCGAGACCTGGGCGAAGGCGCTCCAGGGCGTCCGCGTCGCGAAGCTCGAGGCCGCCGCCGCCGCGTAG
- a CDS encoding MarR family winged helix-turn-helix transcriptional regulator — MSTVSEVSPEEWDLWRDYFRGGRELVAALDRRLQDDAGISHPEYLLMMSLWHAPEHSLRTGELAEELSWEKSRVSHQVTRMEARGLVERRECETDARGVWVTLTPDGSRLLLRATRDHTDAIREWFFEQLDAEEREVLGRISRRMRRVLGTACEQTLPPEAEAQTGDAA, encoded by the coding sequence ATGTCGACCGTGTCCGAGGTGAGCCCCGAGGAGTGGGACCTGTGGCGCGACTACTTCCGCGGCGGGCGTGAGCTCGTCGCCGCCCTCGACCGCCGCCTCCAGGACGACGCCGGCATCTCCCACCCCGAGTACCTGCTCATGATGAGCCTCTGGCACGCGCCCGAGCACAGCCTCCGCACGGGCGAGCTCGCCGAGGAGCTCTCGTGGGAGAAGAGCCGCGTCTCGCACCAGGTCACCCGCATGGAGGCGCGCGGGCTCGTCGAGCGCCGCGAGTGCGAGACGGATGCGCGGGGCGTGTGGGTCACGCTCACCCCCGACGGCAGCCGCCTCCTGCTGCGCGCCACACGCGACCACACCGACGCCATCCGCGAGTGGTTCTTCGAGCAGCTCGACGCCGAGGAGCGCGAGGTGCTCGGGCGCATCTCCCGCCGCATGCGCCGCGTGCTCGGCACCGCGTGCGAGCAGACGCTCCCCCCTGAGGCGGAGGCGCAGACCGGCGACGCCGCCTAG